A stretch of Gadus macrocephalus chromosome 17, ASM3116895v1 DNA encodes these proteins:
- the mtmr1a gene encoding myotubularin-related protein 1a isoform X4 codes for MEKHPAGPDGPKKAGDHRRPSVRVPGEALDSPAGSHVEWCKQLIAATISTQISDPALSKKFQVQVQLKDVALVTGESVQLRAQDVMYICPFSGLVTGMLTLTDYKLYFNSLEREPPFFLDVNLGAISRLETINVQSHGEDSRGLELVCKDMRSLRFAYKKEADQPELVDLLARYAFPLCKSLALFAFQYQEDFPVNGWTVYDPVMEYKRQGLPNESWALSRVNSSYQLCDTYPSLLVVPTCIPEDDLRRVAAFRAKHRIPVLSWIHPESQATIVRCGQPLVGPHDRRCKEDERLLQTVMDANAQSHKLLIFDARQSSVADTNKAKDGGYESESFYPNVELSFLEIPNIHVMRESLRKLKEVVYPTIDEASWHSSVHQTHWLEYIRLLLTGAVRIADRLESGKTSVVVHCSDGWDRTPQLTALAMLMLDSYYRTLQGFQVLVEKEWISFGHQFTARVGHGDEDHASSERSPLFVQFIDCVWQMTRQFPAAFEFNELFLVSVLDHLYSCLFGTFLCSSEREKGAQELQSKTKSLWSYINSQPEEFTNPFFVDQEHHVLYPLASSRHLELWTGYYARWNPRMRPQMPVQQSLKELLGLKLELQRKVEALQKEASLCDRASPPPHQGAASLRTAPTCT; via the exons AAGTTTCAGGTCCAGGTTCAGTTGAAGGACGTTGCCTTGGTAACCGGAGAGTCGGTCCAGCTCCGTG ctCAAGATGTCATGTATATCTGTCCATTCAGCGGTTTGGTGACCGGGATGTTGACCTTGACAGACTACAAGCTGTACTTCAACAGCTTGGAAAGG GAGCCCCCGTTCTTCCTGGATGTGAACCTGGGGGCCATCAGCAGACTGGAGACCATCAACGTGCAGAGCCACGGAGAGGACTCCAGGGGCCTGGAGCTGGTCTGTAAG GACATGAGGAGTCTCAGGTTTGCCTACAAGAAGGAGGCGGACCAACCTGAGCTGGTGGACCTGCTGGCCCGGTACGCCTTTCCCCTCTGCAAGAGCCTG GCTCTGTTTGCGTTCCAGTACCAGGAGGACTTTCCTGTCAACGGATGGACGGTCTACGACCCTGTGATGGAATACAAGAGACAG ggcCTGCCTAACGAGAGCTGGGCGCTCAGCCGGGTGAACAGCAGCTACCAGCTGTGTGACACCTACCCCTCCCTCCTGGTCGTCCCCACCTGCATCCCCGAGGACGACCTGCGCCGGGTCGCCGCCTTCAGGGCCAAGCACCGCATCCCG GTGCTGTCGTGGATCCACCCTGAGTCCCAGGCCACCATCGTGCGCTGTGGCCAGCCGCTGGTCGGCCCGCATGACCGGCGCTGCAAAGAAGACGAGCGCCTCCTGCAGACGGTCATGGACGCCAACGCCCAGTCCCACAAGCTCCTCATCTTCGACGCGCGGCAGAGCAGCGTGGCCGACACCAACAAG GCCAAAGATGGCGGCTACGAGAGCGAGAGCTTCTACCCGAACGTTGAGCTGAGCTTCCTGGAGATCCCCAACATCCACGTGATGAGGGAGTCTCTGAGGAAACTGAAAGAGGTGGTGTACCCCACCATCGACGAGGCGTCCTGGCACTCCTCCGTCCACCAGACGCACTGGCTGGAGTACATCCGG CTGCTGCTCACGGGAGCTGTGCGGATCGCAGACAGGCTGGAGTCGGGGAAGACGTCTGTGGTGGTGCACTGCAGCGACGGCTGGGACCGCACGCCCCAGCTCACGGCGCTGGCCATGCTCATGTTGGACAGCTACTACCGCACTCTGCAGGGGTTCCAG GTTCTGGTGGAGAAGGAGTGGATCAGCTTCGGACACCAGTTCACCGCG CGGGTTGGTCACGGAGACGAGGACCACGCCAGCTCGGAGCGCTCTCCACTCTTCGTCCAGTTCATCGACTGCGTCTGGCAGATGACCCGACAG TTCCCTGCAGCCTTTGAGTTCAACGAGCTGTTCCTGGTGAGCGTGCTGGACCACCTGTACAGCTGTCTGTTTGGGACCTTCCTCTGCAGCAGTGAGCGTGAGAAGGGGGCCCAG GAGCTGCAGAGTAAAACCAAGTCTCTCTGGTCGTACATCAacag CCAACCAGAAGAGTTCACCAACCCGTTCTTCGTGGACCAGGAGCACCATGTCCTCTACCCCCTGGCCTCCTCCAGACACCTGGAGCTGTGGACCGGCTACTACGCCCGCTGGAACCCCCGCATGAGGCCCCAG atgCCCGTGCAGCAGAGCCTGAAGGAGCTGCTGGGGCTGAAGCTGGAGCTGCAGAGGAAGGTGGAGGCGCTGCAGAAGGAGGCGTCTCTGTGTGACCGGGcgtcccccccgccccaccaggGCGCCGCTTCTCTGCGGACCGCCCCCACCTGCACTTAG
- the mtmr1a gene encoding myotubularin-related protein 1a isoform X2 produces the protein MEKHPAGPDGPKKAGDHRRPSVRVPGEALDSPAGSHVEWCKQLIAATISTQISDPALSKDSDGAAQDDPEKFQVQVQLKDVALVTGESVQLRAQDVMYICPFSGLVTGMLTLTDYKLYFNSLEREPPFFLDVNLGAISRLETINVQSHGEDSRGLELVCKDMRSLRFAYKKEADQPELVDLLARYAFPLCKSLALFAFQYQEDFPVNGWTVYDPVMEYKRQGLPNESWALSRVNSSYQLCDTYPSLLVVPTCIPEDDLRRVAAFRAKHRIPVLSWIHPESQATIVRCGQPLVGPHDRRCKEDERLLQTVMDANAQSHKLLIFDARQSSVADTNKAKDGGYESESFYPNVELSFLEIPNIHVMRESLRKLKEVVYPTIDEASWHSSVHQTHWLEYIRLLLTGAVRIADRLESGKTSVVVHCSDGWDRTPQLTALAMLMLDSYYRTLQGFQVLVEKEWISFGHQFTARVGHGDEDHASSERSPLFVQFIDCVWQMTRQFPAAFEFNELFLVSVLDHLYSCLFGTFLCSSEREKGAQELQSKTKSLWSYINSQPEEFTNPFFVDQEHHVLYPLASSRHLELWTGYYARWNPRMRPQMPVQQSLKELLGLKLELQRKVEALQKEASLCDRASPPPHQGAASLRTAPTCT, from the exons GACTCTGACGGCGCCGCTCAGGACGACCCAGAG AAGTTTCAGGTCCAGGTTCAGTTGAAGGACGTTGCCTTGGTAACCGGAGAGTCGGTCCAGCTCCGTG ctCAAGATGTCATGTATATCTGTCCATTCAGCGGTTTGGTGACCGGGATGTTGACCTTGACAGACTACAAGCTGTACTTCAACAGCTTGGAAAGG GAGCCCCCGTTCTTCCTGGATGTGAACCTGGGGGCCATCAGCAGACTGGAGACCATCAACGTGCAGAGCCACGGAGAGGACTCCAGGGGCCTGGAGCTGGTCTGTAAG GACATGAGGAGTCTCAGGTTTGCCTACAAGAAGGAGGCGGACCAACCTGAGCTGGTGGACCTGCTGGCCCGGTACGCCTTTCCCCTCTGCAAGAGCCTG GCTCTGTTTGCGTTCCAGTACCAGGAGGACTTTCCTGTCAACGGATGGACGGTCTACGACCCTGTGATGGAATACAAGAGACAG ggcCTGCCTAACGAGAGCTGGGCGCTCAGCCGGGTGAACAGCAGCTACCAGCTGTGTGACACCTACCCCTCCCTCCTGGTCGTCCCCACCTGCATCCCCGAGGACGACCTGCGCCGGGTCGCCGCCTTCAGGGCCAAGCACCGCATCCCG GTGCTGTCGTGGATCCACCCTGAGTCCCAGGCCACCATCGTGCGCTGTGGCCAGCCGCTGGTCGGCCCGCATGACCGGCGCTGCAAAGAAGACGAGCGCCTCCTGCAGACGGTCATGGACGCCAACGCCCAGTCCCACAAGCTCCTCATCTTCGACGCGCGGCAGAGCAGCGTGGCCGACACCAACAAG GCCAAAGATGGCGGCTACGAGAGCGAGAGCTTCTACCCGAACGTTGAGCTGAGCTTCCTGGAGATCCCCAACATCCACGTGATGAGGGAGTCTCTGAGGAAACTGAAAGAGGTGGTGTACCCCACCATCGACGAGGCGTCCTGGCACTCCTCCGTCCACCAGACGCACTGGCTGGAGTACATCCGG CTGCTGCTCACGGGAGCTGTGCGGATCGCAGACAGGCTGGAGTCGGGGAAGACGTCTGTGGTGGTGCACTGCAGCGACGGCTGGGACCGCACGCCCCAGCTCACGGCGCTGGCCATGCTCATGTTGGACAGCTACTACCGCACTCTGCAGGGGTTCCAG GTTCTGGTGGAGAAGGAGTGGATCAGCTTCGGACACCAGTTCACCGCG CGGGTTGGTCACGGAGACGAGGACCACGCCAGCTCGGAGCGCTCTCCACTCTTCGTCCAGTTCATCGACTGCGTCTGGCAGATGACCCGACAG TTCCCTGCAGCCTTTGAGTTCAACGAGCTGTTCCTGGTGAGCGTGCTGGACCACCTGTACAGCTGTCTGTTTGGGACCTTCCTCTGCAGCAGTGAGCGTGAGAAGGGGGCCCAG GAGCTGCAGAGTAAAACCAAGTCTCTCTGGTCGTACATCAacag CCAACCAGAAGAGTTCACCAACCCGTTCTTCGTGGACCAGGAGCACCATGTCCTCTACCCCCTGGCCTCCTCCAGACACCTGGAGCTGTGGACCGGCTACTACGCCCGCTGGAACCCCCGCATGAGGCCCCAG atgCCCGTGCAGCAGAGCCTGAAGGAGCTGCTGGGGCTGAAGCTGGAGCTGCAGAGGAAGGTGGAGGCGCTGCAGAAGGAGGCGTCTCTGTGTGACCGGGcgtcccccccgccccaccaggGCGCCGCTTCTCTGCGGACCGCCCCCACCTGCACTTAG